CTGCTCCAGCAGAAGCTTGATCGCTGTCTGCCATACAATATCAGGAAACATCCGGACCTTGGTGTAAGTGGGCCATTTGGATTCTAAGGTCTCAATGTCCTTATAGATGACTACCGCCACATCCTTTGGCACGCGAAGTCCCGCATCCTGGAAGGCTTCCAAAGCACCTTCCGCGACTTCTTCGCTTCCTAAGAGCACCGCTTCCGGCAGACAGCCTGACTGGATTGCCTGCTTTGCCTGCTCATAACCGCTTTCCCTGCTGATATCGCCTATGTAAAAATTCCCTTCCTCATAAAAGCCTCTCTGCTTAAAAGTCGCCCGGATTCCTTCCAGCCTCCGGTAGCCGATCCTTACCTGGCCTTCTTCATAAAGGCCTCCGATATAGCCGACACTGCAGTATTTTTTCCTGTCCATGAGATAGTCCAGCATTTCATGGATTCCCTTATTAAAATCCATTACAATGCTGTCGTAGGCATAATCCTTTGGATCTGAATTGATGAATACGATTGCATAGCTCTGCATCCGCAGAAACTCCATCTCTTCCTCGGAAAAAACGCCGAAGGCCATGATACCGTCGTACTGTCCGGGCTTATTTTTATCCAGCCGCTCAAACCGCACATCATTTTTTCCTGACATGGACTTTACGATCAAGTCCAGGGAAGAAAGCCTGATATTGGTCCGGTCCTTCCGGATAATATGCCAGTCAGCCACTCCTATGACAATTTCTCTTTCTTTTTGCGCATGACGCCTCCTGGGTGGGACATATTTTAACTCGTGGGCAATTCTGAATATCCTTTTTTTCACTTCCAGACTCACTACAATGGTATCATCCTGATTCAGCACCCTTGATACCGTTGCAATGGATACATCCGCAAGCTGTGAAATTTCTTTTATTGTAGCCATAATCTATATCCTCACCTTTCAATTTTCATTATAATTGCAGTTTCTGCCACCGTCAATAAGCAAAGTAAAATTTTACTAAATTTTTACTTTATTGGAAGCCCATATTCAGAAAAAGGATGTCTCAAGGGTATATTTCCTAGCAGAAAACATACTTGAGACATCCTCTCATTGTCCAGGCCGGCACATGGATCTCAGGGCGGACAGGCTACTTCTCATTTCCTCCCAGGTTAAGCTTTGCAAAAGCATCTGCAAAGGCTGAATTGATGGGCTTATCCCCTTCCTTTTTCTGCTGGTTCAAATACTTGGCCACATCCTTTTTGGATACCCCGGCTCCTTCCTTAGTACGCCGTTCCTTAAAGGCTGAAAGCTTTTCCTTATAGCCGCATCTGCATACAAAGATCTGTCCGTCTCCCTTTCCCCTAAGCTCCAGCTTCTTATGGCACACCGGACATCTTGCATTGCTGGTCCTGGAAACTACCTCCCGGTGTCCGCACTCCCTGTCCTGGCAGACCAGCATCTCACTGTTTTTCCCTTTGACTGCCAGCATCCGCTTGCCGCAGTCCGGGCATTTGTGATTGGTCAGGTTGTCATGGTTAAAGCTGCCTTCCCCGGCCCTGATCTGGTGGATCAAGTCCCCGGAATACTGCCTGATATCCTTCATAAACGCGGCCCGTTTTAATTTTCCACCTGCGATTTCAGAAAGTCTCATCTCCCATTCAGCCGTCAGCTCCGGTTTCTTTAGATCCTCCGGCACAAGAGTGAGAAGCTGTCTGGCCTTGGAGGTCAAACAGATATCCTTTCCGCGCCGTTCCATAAGAAAACTGGAGAACAGCTTTTCAATGATATCCGCCCTTGTGGCCACAGTCCCAAGCCCTCCGGTTTCTCCCAGGGTCCTTGCCATATCCCGATCCTTTGTTTCCATATAGGAAACAGGATTTTCCATGGCAGAAAGAAGGGTCGCTTCCTGAAAGGGTGACGGAGGCTTTGTCTTTCCTTCGGTCATGGCGGCCGTCAGCCCCGTAAGCCGGTCCCCTTTTTTTATAACAGGAAGCTTCTGTTCCTTTAATTCCTGTTCCTCGTCTTCCTCATCCTGGTTTTCATATACTTCCTTCCAGCCCAGGGCCTTTACGGTCTTTCCTCTGGCTGCCAGAGTCTCTCCCCCTAAATCCAGGGTGATCTCTGTCTGTTCATATTCAAAGGGAGGATACAATACCGCCAGGAATCTGCGGACCACCAGATCATAGATCTTCCGCTCATCAACGGTCATATGATCCAGTTGGACAAACTGCTCCGTAGGAATGATGGCATGATGGTCTGTTACCTTCTTGTCATTTACAAAGGAAGGAGATGCCTGGATCTTCTGGTTCACCATTCTTCCTGCCAGCTTCCGGTACGGCCCAACGCCGCAGGCTTCAAGCCTTTCCCTGATAGATGGAACGATATCAGAGCTTAAATACCTGGAATCTGTTCTGGGGTAAGTCAGGACCTTATGGTTTTCATAAAGCCTCTGCATGATATTTAAAGTCTCTTTTGCAGAATAGTTAAATCTTCGGTTGGCTTCTCTCTGCAGCTCCGTCAGATCATAAAGCTGGGGAGAATCGGTCTTCTTTGGGACGCTTTTCACCTCCGTGACCACGCCTTCGCCCTGAGCTTTCATTTTACTTAAAAGGGCTTCTACCCGGTCCTTGTCAAAGGAACGGAAGCTCTTTGATTTCTCATCCCGCCAGGTAAAGGAAAGGGCCGGGCTTGTACATTTGGCCGTAATCCCATAGTAGGGCCTGGGAACAAAATTTTTGATCTCTTCTTCTCTTCTTGCGATAATCGCCAGTGTGGGCGTCTGCACCCGGCCGCAGCTTAAGCTGGCGTTGTACTTGCATGTCAGCGCCCTGGTTGCATTGATGCCCACCAGCCAGTCCGCTTCCGCACGGCACATGGCTGCATCGTACAGGTTATCATACTCATGGCCGTTTTTTAATTTTGCAAAACCTTCCTTAATGGCCTTATCCGTAACAGAAGAGATCCACAGCCTTTTTATAGGCTTCTTATTCCCTGCCTTTTCCAGGATCAGCCTGGCTACAAGCTCCCCTTCCCGCCCGGCATCAGTGGCAATGATGATTTCACCCACATCTGCCCGGTGGATCTGGGATTTTACCACACGGTACTGCTTTCCGGTCTGTTTGATGACTTCAAGCCGGAACTGGTCCGGCATCATGGGAAGATCTTCCATCTTCCATTCCTTATATTTGGGATCATAATCTTCAGGGTCCGCCAAGGTTACCAGATGGCCAAGCCCCCAGGTTACCACATATTTTTCTCCTTCTATCACACCGTCATGATTCTTTGTGCAATGCAGCACACGGGCAATGTCCCTGGCTACTGACGGCTTTTCCGCTATAATTAATGATTTCATCCAATTCCTCCAAACTCAATTCTTACCCAATTATAACGTATTGCCTGGGTTATTACAACTTTTACATAGGATCCGGACTTTTTTATTTTCCCATTAAACCCATAACAAAAAGGCCGGCCCTGTCATGCGGTTACAGGGACGGCCTTTCCGTAGGAGTTATGGTCCTTCACAGGTTAATGAAGGATATTCTCAGAGGGTTAGTCTGATGTATAGAATATTCACATTTAGTTAGTGTAGGCTAACTACCTTTATATTAGCATAAGACGGCTTATAATACAAGAGTTTTTTTGAAAGGATTTCTCATTAATCTTCTTGTCCCAATACGATGTTTTGTATCCAGAGTCCCCTCTTTACCAGTATAAAGCCAATGGCGCACTTCATGATATCCACCATCTGGCACGCAAAATATAGGGGAACGATTGGAATTGCCGTATATCGGCTGAGAACATAAGCAACCGGAATGCTGGCCACCCACATGAACACACTGTCAAACAAAAAGGTGACAATGGTCTTTCCGCCGGAGCGTAAGGTGAAATAAGAGACATTTATAAACGCGTTCATGGGCATACATAAGGCCAGAATACGGATAAACTGTGCAGCCAGGCTTTTGACCTCATCCGTAGTGTTATAGATCATCGGGAAAATCGGGGCCATGAAAGCCAGAAGGCCTCCGATCACCACACAGGAACCAACGGAAAATGCAATCAGCTTGTTATCCGTATCCCTGGCTTCCTCCATTTTCCCAGCCCCCAAAAGCTGGCCCACGATAATGGAAACCGCACTTCCAAGTGCTATGTATACCACGTTAAACACATTTCCTATGGTAGAGGATATATTAAGCCCTGCAATGGCTGTCAGGCCTCTTACGGAATAACACTGCATCAAAAATGCCATTCCTCCGGCCCACAAAGCCTCATTTACCATGAGGGGAGTCCCTTTAACGAGAATCTTGCCCACAAGGCCGGCCGGTATGTGAAGGCTCTCATAAGCTCCCACAATAAATGGGTTTTTCTTTTTATTTTTGTGGGTCCAGCCTATGACAATGGCAGTTTCCACAAATCTGGCGGTCACGGTAGCTGCAGCAGCCCCTGCAACACCCATAGCCGGAGCGCCGAATTTTCCAAAAATCAGGATGTAATTAAGCACAAGATTTACCAATACTGCCGCAATCCCCGCTTTCATGGGGATCACAGTTTCTCCGCACTCTCTCAGCGTACTGGTATAAGCCTGATTCACTCCAAAGGGCAGCATTCCCAAAATCATGACCAGTATATACATTCTTCCGTGGGCCAATGCAGCAGCAAGCTCCGAATCATTCCCTTCCCCATGGAGATACATGGCAATCAGGTTCTCTCCGGAGAAAAAAAACACTGCCGCAGCAACTGCACTTAAGAGCACACAGCAGATGATCTTAAACCGGAACGTATGACGGACACCGTCATGTCTGCCGCAGCCGAAGAACTGGGCTCCGAATATACCTGCGCCGGATATGATTCCAAAAATGCTGATGTTAAAGACAAACATCAACTGGTTTACAATGGCTACACCGGACATCTGCTCCGTTCCTACCATTCCCACCATAATATTATCCAACAGGCTGACAAAATTTGTGATACCGTTTTGAATCATAATGGGAATGGCAATTGTCAGCACCATTTTATAAAATGCCTTGTTTCCAATAAATTTTTTCATATGTGTTTCCAGTAAAAGCGCGCTTTTCTGTCATACCTCCGCCATGTGTATTTGCCGCCATATGCAGCCTTAATTTTTCCGTATTATAACTTTATATGGTATAGCGGTTTATGTCAACAGAATCTCACACTTTTATCTAATCTTCTATCTATTTCAGTTCCTCCCCGTTGGTTTCAATTACCCTTTTATACCAGTCAAAGGATGTCTTTTTCCTTCGGGATAAATCTCCGGTTCCATGGTCATATTTTTCTACGTAGATGAAACCGTAGCGTTTTGCCATTTCACCGGTGGAGGCGCTGACTAAATCAATGCAGCCCCTTGGGATCGATCTGCCAGCCCCAGTCGCTGGATTCCAGGTAAGGATGCTTTGCTCCTCCCATTAAGTTGCCTGAGGCTGCTGCCTGATCCGGAGAAACGGTGGCGCAGTTGGACATATAATAGCTGAAGGTATAATAATCCACACAGCCCTCTTTTATGGTTTCCAAATCTCCAGACTCCATCTGGATGGTGATCCCGTTTTCCCTGAAATAACGGTTCATAAAGCTGGGATATTCTCCCCTTACCTGCACATCGCCGCAGAACTGGTTTAAAATCTGGTTCCGCCTCTGAGCCTCTAAAATATCATCCGGATTGCAGGTCAAGGGATAGGTCGTAATATGGCAGATCATACAGCCGATCTTGCAGTCCGGATCAATCTCATGCCCGGCCTTAACCGCCAGGGCGCTGGCTACAAACTGATGATGAAGTCCCTGGAAACGGAGCTGGGGAATATCTAACTGATTGGTAAAATCTGTTGTTCCCTCATTTAAAATGCCTAAGGAAAGGAAACCGCCCATTGGCATTGTCCCTGCATTGACCTCATTAAAGGTCAGCCAGTATTTTACCTTTCCCTTATACCGTTTAAACAGAGTTTCTGCATATTTAACGAACAGCCCGATACACTCTCTGGACGCCCAGCCATTGTACTTTTCCGTAAGGGCAAAGGGCATCTCGTAATGGGATATGGTGACCAGCAGTTCTATGCCATGGTTTAAGCACTCTTCTATCACCCTGTCATAGAATTCCAGGCCGGCCTCATTGGGTTCCTCTTCCATGCCCGTAGGAAAAATCCTGGTCCATGAAATAGGGCAATATCTTCCTTATAATAGTGATAAAAATCAATGGCTTCATGGCTGGGATAATATGTGTCCGGTTCTATGGTCCTGGTGATCCGCTTGGATCTTATATGGGAACCTCCCGTACATACATCGGGATCTGCGATTCCTTTTCCTGCCTCAACCTGCTTTTTATCGCTGGCCTTTAAGCTTACAAAGCTGTTCATATTGGATATAAGCACAGGAGTGGTTAAGGATAAGCCAGCTTCCTTAATTTTCTCCATATCAAATTCTAACAGAAGGCTTCCCTTTATTACCCGGTCCCCTTCCTTGCAGTGAAGGGTAAAGCCTTCTCCTCCAAGGCGCACCGTATCAAGCCCTACATGGATGAGAACCTCTGCTCCTGTATCCGTAGTGATGCCAACCGCATGCTTTGTGTCGATCACCGCGCTGATGATTCCGTCCGCAGGAGCATATACCTTTCCCTCCTCCGGGATTATGGCTATCCCTTCTCCCAGCACTCCGCCTGCAAATACCGGAAGTTTCCGGCTCCCCTGCCTTCTCCTCCGGCTTATAAAGAATAAGGGTCATGACAAAGGATACGGTCAAAGAGATAATCATGGCAATCACACCATTTATCAGGTTGCCGAAGCCCTCGCCGCCGATCATGGTAATCAGGGTCAGGGAAGAAGGTGAACCACCCATGGAATGGGCTACCAGATGGGTAATTCCGGCATAAAGACCTGATGCTGCCGCTCCGATCACAGCTGCTATCATGGGTGTTTTGTATTTTAACGTCACGCCATACATGGCAGGCTCTGTAACACCTGCTACAATTGCTGAGATTCCGGAGGCAGATGCAGTAGATTTTACATTTTCATCCCTGGAACGGACTGCAACTCCCAGAGAGGCACCTCCCTGCGCCAGGTTGGAGCAGAACATGGTAATAAGTACAATTGCATCAAATCCGAAGGTTGCCATACTGATGGCGAACATGGGGATCAATGCATAATGCATTCCAGTCATAACGATAAACGGCATGGCCGCAGAGATCAGCATAATGGTGAGCCAGCCTGCTTTGCCATATAAGAAATTGATTCCGGCTGCCAGATAGTTTCCAAGAATGCTTCCCAAGGGTCCGACAACAACCAATGCAATGGGCACGATAATGAATATGACCATCAGCGGTTTCAAAAATACCTTTAAAAGGCTGGGGCAGACCTTATCAGCAAACCGTTCAACATATCCCATAATCAGAACGATAAGGAAGATAGGAAGAACGGAAGAGCTATATACGGCCGTTGTAACAGGCAATCCAAAATATGTGGTGTTTCCCTGATGAATTATTCTATTATTCAACTTTTCCGTCTTAATCCCCTAATGGAAAATAGATTTTTACTTAATATCAGTCATCTTCCTCTGGAACCAACTCCGTAGTTTCTTCCTTAGGCGGCATCACATAAGAAAAAATAACAAAACAGATAAGTCCTGCAATCAGTCCGGGTATGATTGGCTGGCTGAATTTGATCCCAAAGAGCACACCTGCAGAAATATGCTCAAGATACACAACAACGATAGTTCCTGCTATCAAAGAGGCAATGGTCCCTGCCGGTGATGCCTTTTTCCAGTAATGTCCCATGACATAGGGGAAGAAAGAGCCAGCCGCGCGAAGGGTAAAGCAGAACATGAGGATGGATACGATACTCTGGGTATTAAATAAAGCAATCAGCATGGAAGCCACACCGACCAGGCACATAACGATCTTTGTAACTCTCATGACAGACTGGCTGGAAGCGTTTGGCTTTAATACTGCCTTGTAAATATCGTTGGAAAAGATCGACCCAGCCCCCAGTAAGTCGGAATCTGAGCTGGACATGGTGGCAGAAATAATGCCGGAGAATAAAAGTCCGCAGACAACGGCCGGCATGGTATTAATCGCCAGGATGGGAAGCGCATAGCGGGCTCCCACCTCTGCAAACTGATCAGAGCTGAATTTCCCCATATTCATTAATGCCAGTGTTATAATACCGAGAATTGTAGGAACAAAGGCATAGATGAAGTTAATAAGCGCTGCCAGCCAGGCTCCGCCTCTTGCCGCCTTCTCATCCTTTGCCGCATAAAAACGTGATACCGCCTCCTGCCCCACGGAGAATGTAGCGGTGTACATGATAATAAGGGAAAGAATCCCAAATAAATCATAGCCCTGGAACATGCTTAAAGTCCCCTCCGGAATGTTAGCTGCCACATTGCTCCAGCCCCCTGCATACCGGAGCGCAAAAGGAACCGCTATGATCATACCGATAACGATCAGAAACACCTGGACAAAATCCGTTAAAGTAACGCTCCATAAGCCTCCCATAATGGAATAAACCGTTACCACCACCGCTACGATGATGACTGCCACCTGATAATCAATACCAAGCATCGTGGACAAAATGACCGCCGAAGCAATGAACTGTCCTGCCGTAAGCCCGACCAGGGGAAGAAGCATAATAATAGCCGTGATAATGCCGCAGGTCTTATTGTAACGTCTCCGGAAATATTCCGGCACGGTCTTGACCGTTGCCGCTCTGAACCTGGGAGCAACAAAGCTTAAAATGGAAAATGCAATTCCCATAGTGATTATGTACCAGGCTGCGCTGAGTCCAAAGCCTGACATCCCGTTCTGCACTACTCCCAGGGAGCTTCCCCCTCCAATTTCCGTAGCCGCCAGCGTACCGGCCATAAGAAGCGGCCCCAGACGGCGGCCCGCCACCAGAAAATCCGTATTGGTGGAAATCTTGGTGGATGAATACCAGCCGATCCACAGCATCAGCAGCAGATAAATGATAACAATGCCAGTTACAACAATATTTGCTCCCATAAAAACCCCTCCTGTTTTTTGTAAAAAAATTCTTTTGTAACTCCAGTCTAACATAATCACCGTCCCTGTCACACAACCGATTCTGTCAATTTCCCACCAAATATGCAGATTCCCTCTCTTATCTTGACTTCTGCCATAAATCTAAATACAATGGAATGAGATCGGAGGGACTTTTCTATGCTGAAGATTGCCATCTGTGACGACAGCAGGGAAGACAGAAAGAAAATTCTTGACTCTGTGTACGACTACTATAAAAAGTATGATATGGATGCTCAGATTGATGATTTTGAAACTGCCGGAAAATTACTTTCCGCAGAAGAAGCCTATGACATCTATCTGCTGGATGTCATTATGCCTGACATGACCGGAATAGAAACCGCCAGGCAACTGCTTAAAAAGGCCGAAGCTCCTGTTATCATATTCATCACTTCATCCCTGGAATCCGCGGTAGACGGTTACAGGGTGAGCGCCGCAGGCTTCATCCTAAAGCCCTTAATCCAACAGGATTTTGAGGAAACCTTAAGACGGGTCATGGAACAACATTTCAAATCCAGGGAAGCCACTATTTCCATTGTACATAACCGGGTCCCCATGGAGCTAAAGCTAAGCCGGATCCTATATTTTGAAAACAGGCTGCACCGGGTCTACATTGTCCTTAGAAACGGAGATATCCTTTCTATTCACCAAAAGCTTAATGAGCTTCAGGAAGAATTAAAGCCTCAAACCTGTTTTCTCCGGTGCCATCAAAGCTATATCGTAAATTTAAACTATGTGGAAGCCCTGGAACCCATGGGCTTTTTGATGATAAACGGGCAGACCGTTCCGGTTTCCCGCAATTTTTACAAAGAATGCAAGCATGCTTACTACCATTTTCAATTAAAGTGAGGCCGACATGAATGAAGCAGCATGTAACGTCGTATTAAATCTGATCAATCTTGCAGTCCGCATGATGCCTATTTTCGTTTGTCTGGAACCAAAGAGAAAAAACAGGGAAAACATCGCGGCCATATCGGCATACCTCTGGGTCATTATGTTTTCCCTGGAATCCCTGTTTCATATCAGGGAACCGGTTTTTCTCGTGATCCAGGGGATATTTTCCTGCCTCTTTTTTCTTCTGCTCCTCATATTTTTTAATGGGGAATTGATGAAAAAGGTATTTCTCTACTTATCCGCCTGGCTTTTTGCAGTCCTGTCCATGTCATTAAACGAATTTGCCGCCTCAGTCCTTGGAAAATCCCTATTCCTTTCCTATGGCCAGATCTGTGTCATTGTCTCTCTCCTGTCTGCCTGCGGATTCTATATCTTTGTCCGCTGCTGGCTGAAAGAGATGACCAGCCAGCTGTTCATTCAGTTATCCAAACGCTCCAACTTACTCCTGACCGCCTATCCGGCCATTTCACTGACCATTTCACTGTTTGGTACCTCCACCATATTTTCCAGAGAATCCCTGACAAAAAAAGGTTTTGAAGACGTTGTATTTTATCTGGCCTTCTGTACCATGATCCTGGTGCTTTATGTCATGATACTCTCCAGTACTCTGGAAGCTGTTTCAAGAAAAAAGACGGAAGAAGAGCTTTTGTTTGCAAGACAACTGATCGGAAAACAAAGGGAACATTATAATCAGATGCTGGAACATGCAGAGGAGCTTCGGATAATCCGCCACGATTTCAGGCACCACATCCACGCCCTTCTCAATATGGACAGGAACGAGCAGCGGAAATACCTCCTTGACTTAAATAAAGAACTGGATACCTCAAGGGAACAAAATTACTGTGAAAATCCTGCCGTCAACCAGATCCTTCAGGAATACGGCATCCGATGCCAGGAAAACCAGATAGAATTTGTGACCGGCCTGGATATTTCCGCTCATATCCCTATTGATGACCTGACTCTTTGCATTATCATAGGAAACCTGATGGAGAATTCCATGGAAGCCTGTATGAAGCTTAGGGAGAACCGCTTTATCCATTTGCAGGCAAGATGGAGGCAGGATCACCTGATGATGCTGGCGGAAAATTCCTATAACGGTCACATCAAAGAACGCGGGGGAAAACTACTATCCAGCAAGCAGGATGGCGGCCTGGGACTTTTAAGCATCCGCAGGATATTAAACCGGCCCGGTGATGATTTTGACGTGTACTTTAATGAAACTACCTTTACAGCTATGGTAAACATTATGGACCGTTCCAGGATTTCATTTGAATAGTCATAATCCTGAAATTCATCTGTAATACTATCACCAACTGGTAATAAACCCGGATTCTGTAAATGAATCATATATAGAAACTTTCTATTAATGTACATTATCTATAGCATATTTCAATTTGACTATTTTATATGGCTACGGCATAATAAAATAGTCAAATTGAAACAGCAGTCTGATACATAATAATCGACATCAACAGATTAGGTGCAGCCGTGATTGAAATAAAAAACATAAGTAAGACCTTTGGAAACCTGCAAGTTTTAAAAAATATCAGCCTGACCATAGAAGATGGAGAGGCATATGGGCTTGTAGGGCCAAGCGGAGTTGGAAAATCTACACTTTTAAATTGTCTTGCCGGACTGGATTTTTATGAGTCCGGATCTATTATTGTGGACGGCGTGTGCCTCGAATCCCTGGGAGAGAAGGAGGCAAGGCTTTTCCGTAAAAATATGGGAATGATTTTTCAGAACTTTTCTCTGGTAAACAGAAAAAATGTATACCAAAACATTGCTCTCCCCATGGAATGCTGGAAAATTCCAAGATCTGATATCAAAAAAAGGGTCTATGAGCTGGCAGAGATGGTAGGGTTGCAGGACAAGCTAAAGACCAGGCCTTCCGAGTTAAGCGGCGGACAAAAGCAGAGAGTCGCCATTGCCCGGGCTCTGACCATGAATCCCAAATACATACTTTCCGATGAAAGTACCTCCTCCCTGGACCCCAGCATCACCGCCTCTATTTTAAATCTCCTGGATAAAATACGAAAAGAAACGGGCATCACCCTTATCATGGTTACCCATGAAATGCCGGTGGTGCAGCAGTTTTGCAGTAAAATGACAATTATGGAAGCCGGAAAAGCAGTTGTCTCCGGAAATGTAAGAGAGCTTTTCTTCCAAAAGCCTCCTGCTCTGCAAAAGCTTCTTGGGATGAAGGAAGGAGAAATGATTCCCGGATCAGGGGTCAAT
The nucleotide sequence above comes from Lacrimispora sp. BS-2. Encoded proteins:
- a CDS encoding methionine ABC transporter ATP-binding protein, translated to MIEIKNISKTFGNLQVLKNISLTIEDGEAYGLVGPSGVGKSTLLNCLAGLDFYESGSIIVDGVCLESLGEKEARLFRKNMGMIFQNFSLVNRKNVYQNIALPMECWKIPRSDIKKRVYELAEMVGLQDKLKTRPSELSGGQKQRVAIARALTMNPKYILSDESTSSLDPSITASILNLLDKIRKETGITLIMVTHEMPVVQQFCSKMTIMEAGKAVVSGNVRELFFQKPPALQKLLGMKEGEMIPGSGVNLIFELSFDSLLWELGKLLERPYTMVNSDFFEFQNQKHGNVTININAEDLPACENYLQSRGVVYRTERRSL